cctggattatttaatatgtccatacggatttgtccataatagtccatcagtcataaatataaagagcgaaagccttcgtcaaattattcttattcccgaagtcaaatattccaactaattggggattcgaattgtaacaaggttttaatactttgtttaatgaatacaccaggttatcgactgcgtgtaaaccaaggttttactactttgttaacaattacaccaattacccttgaatgtaattcacccctgtttcaacaagtttattaactattaatccagttccgtatccggtaaaatgaataattattggtatttatagatatcccacccaccgtacccagtcaagcgtatgtggttatatataaatacgtcaaattataagtttgtatattaaattaacaaggtattgtttagttaatataaaacccattaatagcccatagtctaatttccacaagtgtcgttcttttgtccaaaccccaattatggtacaaagcccaattacccaattttagtaattagcccaacatcatgattacttcgttttaaataagcataataataacttagctacgagacattaatgtaaaaaggttgaacataacttacaatgattaaaaatagcgtagcgttacacggacagaatttcgacttacacccttacaatattcgctaacatacccttattattaggattaaaattaaaattaaaattaaaattaaaatataaatataaatatatacgatatagatagagagatggatatatttggttggtttttgcgatcagaattcgtttgcttttatagggatttttgacttttggggctccgcgactcgcggccaattttgccttcaaactccgcgagtcgcggagtttgaaattacagctcagaggagtttggctctttgtttaccgacggttttaaataaatataatatattaaataattataagaattatttaaatattatattatatttatgtgcatagttgacttgtaatttttagtccgttgcgtcgagcgttgagagttgactctggtcccggttccggattttcgaacgtccttgcgtacaattttatattttgtactttgcgttttgaatcttgtactcttgtaatttcgagacgtttcttatcaataattggaacctctttgattgtcttttgtacttttgagctttttggtcatttgcgtcttcaattcgtcgaatctgtcttttgtcttcaccttttattatttaaacgaatatcacttttaaatagaacaattgcaactaaaagcttgtctttcttgaggaataatgctatgaaatatatgttcgtttttagcattatcatgtatgaattgatgtttatgttgtACATTTTGAGTTGAAACCCGTTTAAACAGTTGAtgttactgttcttcatcactcgcacgagtgagccttcactcgtacggttagggtgatcaaccgtgttatgaaccgtgcgagtgagtgttTATGGAGAACTATTGTTTTGGGTAAGATGATACATACGGTTGGGATGTGAAtcatacgagtcactggtcactcgtgtggtgaaccgtaTGGATCATTTAATTCTTTGATGGGTGttcagtcatagaccaaacgtacgagtaagttgtcaacTGCACGGTTGAATGTTCTCAAATGTAcgagtgagagtgttactcgtacggttggtgGACCAGTCGTTAAGTGCTTAAGTGTTGGTATCTGataatatgacctagtttatagtataaaTTGATAATATTGTCGTATTGTTAGTAATTGGGATACGGTTTACTAATTTATAagtattattctcaggtgatacagacgaggagaagactcagtGATATTAGACTACTGAGTTTAGctagtaatcggtgagtgggactaactggagagcatagtatagagtagcatgttatattatgattgtcatgcttgttagcattacttactgatacagttagttagtacgttgtgatgactgcatgttagttgatgcttgtctgctggagcccagtgcgtccctattgtgtggtggcctcggtaggagtgatcaacctgcgagttgggttcctcatgtggtggcctagacaatcgtggtgtatatatatgtgaatgacgaatTCGTCGCGTgaggattatatatatacaacacggttgtggaggaacttctggtatgccccagtccgatcagctggtggttaatggtttggccgagccgccagagtctccgtagacggcacttgggtgatgtttgtgtgttagattttgtgacatgattagtatgacagttcctgtatactattatttgtagttagtcatactcacttagcttcgtgctaattcccctccatctcctccctgcaggttgttagcttttgtaaatgatgcattttggggagaagacgagcatgtgaatgttatgtttgacaggagtcaactctgatgtgattTTAATTAGTTAAAATGTGTTCTTTGTAAACATCATACATTTACGTCTCTTTCGTTTAAAATATGTATTTTGTATGTTGTCACGTGACACTAGTTCATGTAACTGGTAATCAATtattaaatgcttccgccacgtatatgtataaaaaaaattagcggtgttatAGTTGACAAGCTGGTAAAGGCTAATATACTGCGCAAAGTGAACTACCAGACATGGGTGGCTAACCCCGTGTTGGTAGCCAAGTCCGATGGAATGTGGTGGCTTTGCATCGATTTTAAAGATATTAACAAAGCCTGCCCCAAGGACAATTATCCATTGCCAGAGATAGACTAGAAAGTCGGGTTGCTCGCAGCTTTTAGGTTTAAGTGTTTTTCGGACGCCTACAAAGGGTATCACCAAATACAAATGGCTGAAGAAGATGAGGAAAAGACCGCGTTCCACACAGACCAGGGGATATACTGTTACACCAAAATGCCCTTTTGACTGAAAAGCGCGGGTGCTACATATCAGCGCACCATAGATACAGTGTTCGCTAAACAAATTGGGTGCAACCTTGAGGCGTATGTCAATGACCTCGTCATTAAAAGCAACACCGAGGAACAATTGCTAGCATATATTCTCAAAACATTTAACACACTCAGAAGCATCAATATGAAGCTCAAACCCACTAAGTGTGGCTTTGGAGAAGAAGAGGGAAACTTCTTAGGGCAAATCGTGACTCCACGTGGAATCAAAGCGAACCCAAAGAAAATAGAAGCAATTGAGAAAATGCCCTCTCCTAAAACAAAAAAGCAAGTCCAAAGCCTCAATGGGAAATTGGCTGCATTAACGCGATTCCTGTCTAAGGCCGCCGAAAGATCGCTCCCGTTCTTTCACACCTTGAAAGAATGCGCTAAAAAGTCAGATTTCAAATGGACTGAGGAGGCAGAAAAAGCATTCCAAGAGATGAAGGCGCTCCTAAAAGATCTCCCGACGTTAACAACACCGATAGCAGGTGAAACTCTAACACTCTACCTTGCGGTGTCTAAAGAAGCTGTTAGTTCCGTCCCTGTAGCTGAACGAGGTGTAACGACTCGTCAAAATTGCTATTGAAGAGGTACGTTATTCATTAATTTTAGAGTGAGGTActaacctctacatgatacgttttgtaaacattgaattcttttaaaaaggcacaccataattgaatatcaaattccaaggtttttgacgattgatgatttctacatatagacaatcaccataataaatagtttacaatactacatctgttgataatgcagtcaaaataagatacatggtgatgattttgtgaatacaatgttttctcgaataaagcatgtatgactccatgcacatagcttgtatcacatataagcaaacagcggatgacttctaggaacttgagaataaacatgcttacaagagtcaacacaaaggttggtgagttcatagttttaatgttgcgcataatctgtatataaaggtggatcacaagatttcagttgtttcatccagaaacatttatcaaaatattctacaagattgagcactctggtaactaaactttaacgtctatataataagtaaccctgttttaacatacatgcaaccaacatgtacaatacacgcaaaccaacgtgtactaaactcaaatagcatacgtctgttttatagtttaggctagggtctctatacctggaacagacgaggatgtcaagccctatggatccatatacaactattcgtgcccaccagttcttataaccggcagttactagttaccaaaactaagggattttcggttcaaactcggtgtagaatttagtatgtacttgtatccattgcgtttaaaataaagtgcatgtattcttaacccaaaaatatagattgcaaagcaattaaaaagggatctataaactcaccttagcagcacataaggtcattcaccgaaatgtgaccgaaattcggaatgcaaaataaccgtagatctcaacctagagaacatatgttggtcaatacatgtctaaaaagctaggtcgggtcatagtgtatcacaatcctaatgctcgagactgacatgcaaatgttaacaaaagttatctcaaaagtcaacctgacccaatataatctttaaatctatacatgtttattaacataatataagtcttgataattgaacgaatttatagtctatcaaactcaaaatattatttatttcaggagctataataTATGTGAATTATCATGgaaatcgaacatattttattatttcaaatagtttttcaatacttgtaaaatcagattatagagtttataaagctttaaaacatgataagacagtcaactttgacaattgttcaacaaaacaagacgtgctATATAaaaaaattcatttactcgattagtaatatctaaaaatccaatttatcaatctcatagacaagttgtttaaatattaatttacagtttctaacacaatttcaattaacgtcaaacataattcaattgaccatatcttttaatccgttcatcgaaatcacgcgatttctaaatgaaaagttattaatttttcgatagctttccaatgacatgcatatcatatactttatatcagtagcatatgtattaaatttgtgattcatcataaaatatccaatgacaaaattaaagcatacaagcatgcataaacatatatactcgagcactagacatagatacactattaatatataaaagataagatatgaatgctcacgtatcaatattgtgattcaatattgcaggaaagtacgtagacgtaacgaaaatgataaacgctaggttgacctttgacttatGATCAtgacccccaagcaatacccataacctccatagctataactcataatttccctagcttcatcccgctcgaaaatccgttttgaaaataattcgctcatgacctcgtcgtaatattttatgtatacataactaataaataattatatgagattaataataatattaagattaatattaataacaataatattaataataaatattaataattcttaCGAAGTAtgtaaattgtatgtgtgtgtgtttttctgcgatcgatcaatatatatatatacatatatatatatatatatatatatatatatatatatatatatatatatatatatatatatatatatatatatatatatatatatatatatatatgtataaaataaatataatattataataatataataatataataaaataataaagtaataatataataataaaataataatataataataaaaggaatcagaCGTGTGTAATCTTAGTCGCCCCATTTTTGTTAGTTTATGCCAACAGTTTTTCACAGACCATtaattcgtactctgttgctaataattgacgggtaaaagtataaataaaaagaatttcactttttataattgaatacatatatttattttggtcttaagctttataaaactagttgtaaaaaggtccaattatttataaaattactatatacgttcgatgtagagtgtacgtactagtttGCTGATCATTTCGTGCCATAGTAAATCACAAGATTCATTTAATTgaacgaattttaaaattttaaaaagtcgtatttcttaaatacttcaggggtatattatgtaaattataattaataatttctatcatgtcgcttttatgtgaatagtaaattaattaatttcatttcatttactattcatatgaatagtaaatgaattaatttcgattcaactatttaagttatattatcgtacattgtgctttacaacttgtacatctttgatttaacttcgtgtcgtcttaaaaatttaaaaaaatacatcataaaaatagaacgattatatacgtaaaatttttaatttgaaattgtaTCATTcactagtaaatttttatcatttcgtatataaatattattcgcatgtttccgtgtatatatatatatatatatatatatatatatatatatatatatatatatatatacatacacaattatataattatcacaatttatgacgttcgtgaatcgtcggacaaacaaagtggtcaaccgttatataaaacttatttacaaaagttttaaaacttgtcaaaatgcattgcttaaatattaaatcatatatagaattggtttaaataagttgaaatttttcgagtcatcacagtacctcctcgTTAAAGAAAATGGGGTTGTCATGGTTAACTATAAGaaagttttcatgacgaatatgagttgataactagagttttattattattgagtaatatagataaaacgattcggttacttgaagtgtATGAGaggagctatcgcaaaagagtgaaatgatgtaATCAAAGATTCGTTTCAACTCTTGACGTAGTCACGGctaatttccgaaattcaaggaaattaaagaagatctttgtaatctatataagatttgattcttcggtgattaaggtttttatgattttctttgattaaatgcgtaatctgcctcaattgctatgtccgttatttcgctataaatcaacctctttcgttccattattttcatcactcctacatcttcttcctcatttcatacctttaaaagattatgaatatgcttcatccagttctgatccttgatctcattctgaccatcaccacaatcatccttctattccaacttctaccggaggaatctgtttacttctacttcgctcttggggtagtggttttcataatccttccttgcatctgtctttccataattattgacatcaacggttaatgctctctcatatttgctgtgatttatactcctctttctattttgaagcttcatgtttttgctttctcttcttgccattaagcacaacatgtaatggtccggaattcgtaggtatgaaatttcgaatgaacatgactaatattctaagagagaaattgtaatagcacgatcttgattggttaaattaccataatttaaaagaaaagatagaactatcagaaagttatgttcttgatatgtttagaaattagatcgaatgtaagagtcgtgcaacatggcacatgatgacgttaagcactgttaatcatcatgttccattagaaactcagcatgacttactgtaatataatgacgttgatcaagtgtcgttatattatactaattcatgcttcaattcccaa
The window above is part of the Rutidosis leptorrhynchoides isolate AG116_Rl617_1_P2 chromosome 1, CSIRO_AGI_Rlap_v1, whole genome shotgun sequence genome. Proteins encoded here:
- the LOC139902867 gene encoding uncharacterized mitochondrial protein AtMg00860-like, translated to MKLKPTKCGFGEEEGNFLGQIVTPRGIKANPKKIEAIEKMPSPKTKKQVQSLNGKLAALTRFLSKAAERSLPFFHTLKECAKKSDFKWTEEAEKAFQEMKALLKDLPTLTTPIAGETLTLYLAVSKEAVSSVPVAERGVTTRQNCY